ggtttttaaagatgtattattttattatttgttaaacaatattacatttattcaactcgtgtaatacacgtggttttaaagatataacttttttatttggtatataaaattatatttattcaacccgtacaatattgttcttatagatataactttttattatttaatatataaaattatatttattctacccgtgcaataaagaatgtttttaaagatatactgttttattatttagtatatatagaatttatttattcaacccgtgtaatacactgGGTTATAACCTAGTGTATATATAAGAGGGGTTTTTTATTGTAAGGGACgtgatatatttaaaaatagttTAAAGGGGTGTGACTTTTTGAAAGGGTATGATATTTAAAAGTTGTGACTTTTTGTAACGGATGTGATATATTTAGAACTTATGACTTTTTGTAAGGGGTatgatatttttttttgaactgcaaaacttctatatatatatatatatagaaacccAGCAAGAAACTGGAAAGCAAACAAACCCGATAAAACGAACAGATAAGAAAACAAAATAACAAGGAAAACACAAACGGACAATTACAATAAGTCGGACACATCGAAGTCAAACCATTTAACCCAAGTCGGCGAGGGCAGCTTTGTCCTATGGCACAACCACAAGAACGAGTCTTCCTTGATCATCTCCATTGTCTTTTTGACCGGGACGAAGCAATTATCGAAGGTCTTCTTATTACGAGCAACCCAGATCCTCCAAGTTGTAGCAAAAGCGACCATCTGAACAATTTTTCTCCATTTGGAGGAACCCGGGTAGGATTTAATAC
This is a stretch of genomic DNA from Helianthus annuus cultivar XRQ/B chromosome 16, HanXRQr2.0-SUNRISE, whole genome shotgun sequence. It encodes these proteins:
- the LOC110920065 gene encoding uncharacterized protein LOC110920065; translation: MLGKVASKIGLAEKGIYIPNLICDSCGMEEEDANHIFASYLFARSIWWNVFVWLRIPFPIMASSLSDYFESIKSYPGSSKWRKIVQMVAFATTWRIWVARNKKTFDNCFVPVKKTMEMIKEDSFLWLCHRTKLPSPTWVKWFDFDVSDLL